The Maylandia zebra isolate NMK-2024a linkage group LG7, Mzebra_GT3a, whole genome shotgun sequence genome contains a region encoding:
- the tph1a gene encoding tryptophan 5-hydroxylase 1a isoform X1 produces MYSNKIEGPRRGRSFDSMNLGFEEKLLNNEINKSTFTKIEENNEKKNSSEKGRATIIFSLKNEVGGLVKALKLFQENHVNLVHIESRKSKRRNSEFEIFVDCDSNHEQLNEIIQLLRKHVNVVDMEPPDNSCLREEDMYEVPWFPKKISDLDKCANRVLMYGSELDADHPGFKDNVYRKRRKYFADLAMAYKHGDPIPRIEFTQEEVKTWGVVYRELNKLYPTHACREYLKNLPLLSKYCECREDNIPQLEDVSRFLRERTGFTIRPVAGYLSPRDFLAGLAFRVFHCTQYVRHSSDPLYTPEPDTCHELLGHVPLLAEPSFAQFSQEIGLASLGASDDSVQKLATCYFFTVEFGLCKQEGQLRAYGAGLLSSISELKHALSGNARIMPFDPKMTSKQECIITTFQDVYFVSDSFEEAKVKMREFAKTIKRPFTVRYNPYTQSVDVLKDTPSINSVVEELRHELDIVGDALSRLNKHLGV; encoded by the exons ATGTACTCAAACAAAATCGAAGGACCACGTAGAGGAAGATCTTTTGACTCTATGAACCTCGGCTTTGAAGAAAAACTGCTGAACAATGAG atAAACAAGTCAACCTTCACCAAAATTGAAGAAAACAACGAAAAGAAGAATTCATCAGAGAAAGGGAGAGCGACAATCATCTTTTCCTTGAAGAATGAAGTTGGGGGACTTGTAAAGGCACTCAAACTCTTCCAG GAAAACCACGTGAACCTTGTACACATTGAGTCCAGGAAATCCAAAAGACGCAACTCTGAGTTTGAAATTTTTGTGGACTGTGACAGCAACCACGAGCAACTGAATGAAATCATCCAGCTGCTGCGGAAGCATGTGAATGTGGTGGATATGGAGCCTCCAGATAACTCCTGTCTACGCGAGGAAG ATATGTATGAAGTACCCTGGTTCCCAAAGAAGATTTCAGACTTGGATAAGTGTGCTAACCGAGTCCTGATGTATGGATCTGAACTGGATGCTGACCATCCG GGTTTCAAGGACAATGTCTATCGGAAAAGGCGAAAGTATTTTGCAGATCTTGCCATGGCCTACAAACA TGGAGATCCCATTCCTCGTATTGAGTTCACACAGGAGGAAGTGAAGACTTGGGGTGTTGTGTACAGGGAGCTCAACAAGCTGTACCCTACCCACGCCTGCCGGGAATACTTGAAGAACTTGCCACTGCTGTCCAAATATTGTGAATGTCGGGAGGACAACATCCCTCAGCTGGAAGATGTGTCACGCTTCCTCAGGG AACGTACTGGATTTACCATCAGGCCTGTGGCAGGTTACCTGTCCCCCCGTGACTTTCTTGCTGGTTTGGCATTCCGCGTTTTCCACTGCACCCAGTATGTGCGGCACAGCTCCGACCCCTTGTACACCCCTGAACC gGACACATGCCATGAGCTGCTGGGCCACGTCCCGCTGCTGGCAGAGCCCAGCTTTGCTCAGTTTTCTCAGGAGATTGGTCTCGCTTCACTTGGAGCCTCCGATGATTCAGTTCAAAAACTGGCCACT TGCTATTTCTTCACTGTGGAGTTTGGTCTATGCAAACAAGAGGGGCAGCTGCGAGCTTATGGAGCTGGACTTCTGTCATCTATCAGTGAGCTCAAG CATGCGCTCTCTGGTAATGCAAGGATAATGCCTTTCGACCCCAAAATGACATCAAAGCAGGAATGCATCATCACAACGTTTCAGGATGTCTACTTTGTGTCAGACAGCTTTGAGGAGGCCAAAGTCAAAATGAG GGAGTTTGCCAAGACCATCAAGCGTCCCTTCACGGTTCGATACAACCCCTACACCCAGAGTGTGGACGTGCTAAAAGACACTCCCAGCATCAACAGTGTGGTGGAGGAGCTGCGACACGAGCTTGACATCGTCGGTGACGCACTCAGCCGGCTGAACAAACACCTGGGTGTCTGA
- the tph1a gene encoding tryptophan 5-hydroxylase 1a isoform X2 — translation MLSGILPARAHRKLVFRAVYTMYEGRNVINKSTFTKIEENNEKKNSSEKGRATIIFSLKNEVGGLVKALKLFQENHVNLVHIESRKSKRRNSEFEIFVDCDSNHEQLNEIIQLLRKHVNVVDMEPPDNSCLREEDMYEVPWFPKKISDLDKCANRVLMYGSELDADHPGFKDNVYRKRRKYFADLAMAYKHGDPIPRIEFTQEEVKTWGVVYRELNKLYPTHACREYLKNLPLLSKYCECREDNIPQLEDVSRFLRERTGFTIRPVAGYLSPRDFLAGLAFRVFHCTQYVRHSSDPLYTPEPDTCHELLGHVPLLAEPSFAQFSQEIGLASLGASDDSVQKLATCYFFTVEFGLCKQEGQLRAYGAGLLSSISELKHALSGNARIMPFDPKMTSKQECIITTFQDVYFVSDSFEEAKVKMREFAKTIKRPFTVRYNPYTQSVDVLKDTPSINSVVEELRHELDIVGDALSRLNKHLGV, via the exons ATGCTTTCAGGGATACTACCGGCAAGGGCTCACCGAAAACTGGTGTTCCGCGCGGTCTACACCATGTACGAAGGGCGAAATGTG atAAACAAGTCAACCTTCACCAAAATTGAAGAAAACAACGAAAAGAAGAATTCATCAGAGAAAGGGAGAGCGACAATCATCTTTTCCTTGAAGAATGAAGTTGGGGGACTTGTAAAGGCACTCAAACTCTTCCAG GAAAACCACGTGAACCTTGTACACATTGAGTCCAGGAAATCCAAAAGACGCAACTCTGAGTTTGAAATTTTTGTGGACTGTGACAGCAACCACGAGCAACTGAATGAAATCATCCAGCTGCTGCGGAAGCATGTGAATGTGGTGGATATGGAGCCTCCAGATAACTCCTGTCTACGCGAGGAAG ATATGTATGAAGTACCCTGGTTCCCAAAGAAGATTTCAGACTTGGATAAGTGTGCTAACCGAGTCCTGATGTATGGATCTGAACTGGATGCTGACCATCCG GGTTTCAAGGACAATGTCTATCGGAAAAGGCGAAAGTATTTTGCAGATCTTGCCATGGCCTACAAACA TGGAGATCCCATTCCTCGTATTGAGTTCACACAGGAGGAAGTGAAGACTTGGGGTGTTGTGTACAGGGAGCTCAACAAGCTGTACCCTACCCACGCCTGCCGGGAATACTTGAAGAACTTGCCACTGCTGTCCAAATATTGTGAATGTCGGGAGGACAACATCCCTCAGCTGGAAGATGTGTCACGCTTCCTCAGGG AACGTACTGGATTTACCATCAGGCCTGTGGCAGGTTACCTGTCCCCCCGTGACTTTCTTGCTGGTTTGGCATTCCGCGTTTTCCACTGCACCCAGTATGTGCGGCACAGCTCCGACCCCTTGTACACCCCTGAACC gGACACATGCCATGAGCTGCTGGGCCACGTCCCGCTGCTGGCAGAGCCCAGCTTTGCTCAGTTTTCTCAGGAGATTGGTCTCGCTTCACTTGGAGCCTCCGATGATTCAGTTCAAAAACTGGCCACT TGCTATTTCTTCACTGTGGAGTTTGGTCTATGCAAACAAGAGGGGCAGCTGCGAGCTTATGGAGCTGGACTTCTGTCATCTATCAGTGAGCTCAAG CATGCGCTCTCTGGTAATGCAAGGATAATGCCTTTCGACCCCAAAATGACATCAAAGCAGGAATGCATCATCACAACGTTTCAGGATGTCTACTTTGTGTCAGACAGCTTTGAGGAGGCCAAAGTCAAAATGAG GGAGTTTGCCAAGACCATCAAGCGTCCCTTCACGGTTCGATACAACCCCTACACCCAGAGTGTGGACGTGCTAAAAGACACTCCCAGCATCAACAGTGTGGTGGAGGAGCTGCGACACGAGCTTGACATCGTCGGTGACGCACTCAGCCGGCTGAACAAACACCTGGGTGTCTGA
- the sergef gene encoding secretion-regulating guanine nucleotide exchange factor isoform X1 — METHARLEFCLHSWGANSYGQLSQGHVEDQALPRLSNIAALQNRPVRAVSGGGGHSVVITESGQVFVCGQNNRGQLGLGHSGDIATLQHCPILNQRVTDIACGWDFTLLLTDGGQLLACGSNAFGQLGVGETVTHSAVLLVVENLKEPLVSVAAGLRHSLAVTGSGCVYQWGTGLFSYAKRAFSPHAVPSHFNSKVPCLVPGLDQRISHRVTAGSAHCVCLTGDGDLFLWGSNKHGQLTTTEPFLSSPTLLKRSLLDGEKVINVWSGWTHNVAQTESGRVFTWGRGNYGQLGRQISASEDTEQQPAGPAAQGGTQEVGLPAEVENLCGATQICCGSEHNLATVGGSLFSWGWNEHGMCGDGSQANVFHPQLVPGLRPVLIGCGAGHSMAVCAATTGTEKNSAPLE, encoded by the exons ATGGAAACACACGCACGGTTGGAGTTTTGTTTACATTCTTGG GGAGCCAACAGTTACGGGCAACTGAGCCAGGGACATGTAGAGGACCAGGCTTTGCCCCGGCTCTCTAACATTGCTGCCCTACAAAACAGGCCAGTCCGGGCTGTCAGCGGCGGTGGGGGACACTCCGTAGTTATTACCG AGAGTGgccaggtgtttgtgtgtggacaGAATAACAGAGGCCAGCTGGGACTTGGCCACAGTGGAGACATCGCAACTCTTCAGCACTGCCCCATCCTGAATCAGAGAGTCACAGACATCGCCTGTGGTTGGGATTTTACCCTTCTTCTCACTG ACGGTGGGCAACTATTAGCATGTGGTTCCAATGCATTTGGGCAACTGGGTGTTGGAGAGACTGTGACACACTCAGCAGTTCTACTGGTTGTTGAG AATCTGAAGGAGCCACTAGTTAGTGTAGCAGCAGGACTCCGACACTCACTTGCTGTTACTG GCTCAGGCTGTGTTTATCAGTGGGGAACTGGTCTTTTCAGTTATGCTAAGAGAGCATTCAGTCCACATGCTGTCCCATCTCACTTTAACTCTAAGGTGCCCTGTCTGGTACCAG GTCTGGATCAAAGAATATCACACCGGGTAACTGCAGGGTCAGCACACTGTGTGTGCCTTACAG GAGATGGCGATTTGTTTCTGTGGGGAAGCAACAAGCATGGTCAGCTGACCACCACAGAGCCCTTCCtgtcttctcccactcttctgAAGCGATCTCTGCTGGATGGAGAAAAAGTGATAAATGTGTGGAGCGGCTGGACTCATAATGTTGCTCAGACAG AGAGCGGGAGAGTGTTCACATGGGGAAGGGGAAATTATGGACAGCTGGGCCGTCAAATATCAGCCAGTGAGGACACAGAGCAGCAGCCAGCTGGCCCTGCGGCACAAGGTGGCACCCAGGAGGTTGGACTCCCTGCAGAGGTTGAAAACCTTTGTGGAGCAACACAG ATTTGCTGTGGATCAGAACATAACCTTGCTACTGTAG GGGGAAGTCTCTTCTCGTGGGGCTGGAATGAACATGGAATGTGCGGAGACGGCTCGCAGGCCAACGTCTTTCATCCACAGCTCGTTCCTGGTCTAAGACCTGTTCTCATTGGCTGCGGAGCCGGACACTCCATGGCAGTTTGCGCTGCAACGACCGGCACAGAAAAAAATTCTGCACCACTCGAGTAA
- the sergef gene encoding secretion-regulating guanine nucleotide exchange factor isoform X2, translated as METHARLEFCLHSWGANSYGQLSQGHVEDQALPRLSNIAALQNRPVRAVSGGGGHSVVITESGQVFVCGQNNRGQLGLGHSGDIATLQHCPILNQRVTDIACGWDFTLLLTDGGQLLACGSNAFGQLGVGETVTHSAVLLVVENLKEPLVSVAAGLRHSLAVTGSGCVYQWGTGLFSYAKRAFSPHAVPSHFNSKVPCLVPGLDQRISHRVTAGSAHCVCLTGDGDLFLWGSNKHGQLTTTEPFLSSPTLLKRSLLDGEKVINVWSGWTHNVAQTESGRVFTWGRGNYGQLGRQISASEDTEQQPAGPAAQGGTQEVGLPAEVENLCGATQMAANTHCCTSILTSSMQIDSYLNFERPSKNLENYCSRLLARQIARKSGSLETKYKEMRGGSRQYFNCI; from the exons ATGGAAACACACGCACGGTTGGAGTTTTGTTTACATTCTTGG GGAGCCAACAGTTACGGGCAACTGAGCCAGGGACATGTAGAGGACCAGGCTTTGCCCCGGCTCTCTAACATTGCTGCCCTACAAAACAGGCCAGTCCGGGCTGTCAGCGGCGGTGGGGGACACTCCGTAGTTATTACCG AGAGTGgccaggtgtttgtgtgtggacaGAATAACAGAGGCCAGCTGGGACTTGGCCACAGTGGAGACATCGCAACTCTTCAGCACTGCCCCATCCTGAATCAGAGAGTCACAGACATCGCCTGTGGTTGGGATTTTACCCTTCTTCTCACTG ACGGTGGGCAACTATTAGCATGTGGTTCCAATGCATTTGGGCAACTGGGTGTTGGAGAGACTGTGACACACTCAGCAGTTCTACTGGTTGTTGAG AATCTGAAGGAGCCACTAGTTAGTGTAGCAGCAGGACTCCGACACTCACTTGCTGTTACTG GCTCAGGCTGTGTTTATCAGTGGGGAACTGGTCTTTTCAGTTATGCTAAGAGAGCATTCAGTCCACATGCTGTCCCATCTCACTTTAACTCTAAGGTGCCCTGTCTGGTACCAG GTCTGGATCAAAGAATATCACACCGGGTAACTGCAGGGTCAGCACACTGTGTGTGCCTTACAG GAGATGGCGATTTGTTTCTGTGGGGAAGCAACAAGCATGGTCAGCTGACCACCACAGAGCCCTTCCtgtcttctcccactcttctgAAGCGATCTCTGCTGGATGGAGAAAAAGTGATAAATGTGTGGAGCGGCTGGACTCATAATGTTGCTCAGACAG AGAGCGGGAGAGTGTTCACATGGGGAAGGGGAAATTATGGACAGCTGGGCCGTCAAATATCAGCCAGTGAGGACACAGAGCAGCAGCCAGCTGGCCCTGCGGCACAAGGTGGCACCCAGGAGGTTGGACTCCCTGCAGAGGTTGAAAACCTTTGTGGAGCAACACAG atggctgcaaacactcactgttgtacctctatCCTGACCTCCTCCATGCAAATTGACAGTTATTtgaactttgaaagaccttcaaaaaacctggagaactattgctcaagactgCTTGCAAGACAGATtgcaagaaagtctggctctttggaaacaaaatataaagaaatgaggggtggctcaagacagTACTTTAATTGCATTTAA
- the kcnc1b gene encoding potassium voltage-gated channel subfamily C member 1b isoform X2 — protein sequence MGLSDDKDRIVINVGGIRHQTYRSTLRTLPGTRLSWLAEPDAPNHFDYDAKIEEFFFDRHPGVFAHILNYYRTGKLHCPADVCGPLYEEELAFWGIDETDVEPCCWMTYRQHREAEEALDSFSGGGLLDLGNDDQEPDQEHAEDDVDEMTRRLAQGDSPDTRNGNLWSRWQKRVWALFEDPYSSKYARWVALASLFFILVSITTFCLETHEAFNPIINRTEWDVVDNETVMNTYQETETAIYLTYIEGVCVVWFTFEFLMRITFCPNKFDFIRNALNIIDFVAILPFYLEVGLSGLSSKAAKDVLGFLRVVRFVRILRIFKLTRHFVGLRVLGHTLRASTNEFLLLIIFLALGVLIFATMIYYAERIGANPNDPRASEHTHFKNIPIGFWWAVVTMTTLGYGDMYPQTTSGMLVGALCALAGVLTIAMPVPVIVNNFGMYYSLAMAKQKLPKKKNRHIPRAPQPGSPNFCKTSISSQHQSPIANDDVFEIKFQDSKLNGEAANAALANEDCPHIDQAISPEEIFSPSERERPCFLVTTTTERPNHTGGRVRRETQRQHRSRQPTESVCVMNHGVPTTMCMTHNGPSPT from the exons ATGGGCCTGAGCGACGACAAGGATCGCATTGTGATAAACGTGGGAGGGATCAGACATCAGACATACCGCAGCACCCTGCGCACTCTACCTGGCACTCGCTTGTCCTGGCTGGCCGAGCCTGATGCGCCCAACCACTTTGACTATGATGCCAAGATCGAGGAATTTTTCTTCGACCGCCACCCTGGCGTTTTTGCACATATCCTTAATTACTACAGGACAGGTAAACTGCACTGCCCTGCCGATGTCTGCGGGCCGCTCTATGAGGAGGAACTGGCCTTCTGGGGGATTGATGAAACAGACGTGGAGCCATGCTGCTGGATGACCTATCGCCAGCACCGGGAGGCAGAAGAGGCCCTTGATAGTTTCAGCGGGGGGGGCCTGTTAGACCTGGGGAATGATGATCAGGAGCCAGACCAGGAGCATGCTGAGGATGATGTGGATGAAATGACGAGAAGGCTGGCTCAGGGAGACTCTCCTGATACCAGGAATGGGAACCTGTGGAGTCGGTGGCAGAAACGGGTTTGGGCTCTGTTTGAGGACCCTTACTCCTCTAAATATGCAAGG TGGGTGGCTCTGGCTTCGCTGTTCTTTATTCTGGTGTCCATCACCACCTTCTGTTTGGAGACCCACGAAGCCTTCAATCCCATCATCAACCGCACAGAATGGGACGTGGTGGACAATGAGACAGTGATGAACACCTACCAGGAGACTGAGACCGCCATCTATCTCACCTACATCGAAGGTGTCTGTGTGGTGTGGTTCACGTTTGAATTTCTAATGCGAATAACTTTCTGCCCAAACAAATTTGACTTCATTCGAAATGCGCTGAACATCATCGACTTTGTGGCCATCCTTCCCTTCTACCTGGAGGTGGGCCTAAGCGGCCTCTCCTCCAAAGCAGCTAAGGATGTGCTGGGTTTCCTGAGAGTGGTCCGCTTTGTGCGGATCCTGCGTATCTTCAAGCTGACCCGTCACTTTGTTGGGCTGAGGGTGCTGGGCCACACGCTGAGAGCCAGCACCAATGAGTTCCTGCTCCTCATCATCTTCCTCGCTCTCGGTGTCCTCATCTTCGCCACTATGATCTACTACGCTGAACGGATTGGAGCTAATCCCAACGACCCAAGAGCCAGCGAGCACACGCACTTCAAGAACATCCCGATTGGATTCTGGTGGGCTGTAGTGACCATGACGACCCTCGGCTATGGAGACATGTACCCTCAGACGACCTCCGGTATGCTGGTTGGAGCTCTGTGCGCCTTGGCAGGTGTGCTGACCATCGCCATGCCCGTCCCCGTGATTGTCAACAACTTTGGAATGTATTACTCGCTGGCGATGGCAAAACAGAAActaccaaagaaaaaaaacaggcatATCCCTCGGGCACCCCAACCAGGCTCTCCTAACTTCTGCAAAACAAGCATCAGCTCCCAGCATCAGAGCCCCATTGCCAATGACGATGTTTTCGAGATAAAGTTTCAAG ATTCTAAACTGAACGGTGAGGCAGCTAACGCAGCTCTGGCCAATGAAGATTGCCCTCATATAGACCAGGCCATATCTCCGGAGGAAATCTTCAGCCCCAGCGAGAGAGAGCGACCCTGCTTCCTGGTCACCACTACTACTGAACGCCCCAACCACACAGGGGGCAGAGTGAGGAGGG AAACCCAACGACAGCACCGGAGCAGACAACCAACAGAGTCAGTTTGTGTTATGAACCATGGTGTACCAACCACTATGTGTATGACCCATAACGGCCCATCACCCACCTGA
- the kcnc1b gene encoding potassium voltage-gated channel subfamily C member 1b isoform X3, which yields MGLSDDKDRIVINVGGIRHQTYRSTLRTLPGTRLSWLAEPDAPNHFDYDAKIEEFFFDRHPGVFAHILNYYRTGKLHCPADVCGPLYEEELAFWGIDETDVEPCCWMTYRQHREAEEALDSFSGGGLLDLGNDDQEPDQEHAEDDVDEMTRRLAQGDSPDTRNGNLWSRWQKRVWALFEDPYSSKYARWVALASLFFILVSITTFCLETHEAFNPIINRTEWDVVDNETVMNTYQETETAIYLTYIEGVCVVWFTFEFLMRITFCPNKFDFIRNALNIIDFVAILPFYLEVGLSGLSSKAAKDVLGFLRVVRFVRILRIFKLTRHFVGLRVLGHTLRASTNEFLLLIIFLALGVLIFATMIYYAERIGANPNDPRASEHTHFKNIPIGFWWAVVTMTTLGYGDMYPQTTSGMLVGALCALAGVLTIAMPVPVIVNNFGMYYSLAMAKQKLPKKKNRHIPRAPQPGSPNFCKTSISSQHQSPIANDDNVLCFSTEGYEKPWSLNSMSGMSGDASGVSSVSALPCSPPCLMQHSHSPIPSIM from the exons ATGGGCCTGAGCGACGACAAGGATCGCATTGTGATAAACGTGGGAGGGATCAGACATCAGACATACCGCAGCACCCTGCGCACTCTACCTGGCACTCGCTTGTCCTGGCTGGCCGAGCCTGATGCGCCCAACCACTTTGACTATGATGCCAAGATCGAGGAATTTTTCTTCGACCGCCACCCTGGCGTTTTTGCACATATCCTTAATTACTACAGGACAGGTAAACTGCACTGCCCTGCCGATGTCTGCGGGCCGCTCTATGAGGAGGAACTGGCCTTCTGGGGGATTGATGAAACAGACGTGGAGCCATGCTGCTGGATGACCTATCGCCAGCACCGGGAGGCAGAAGAGGCCCTTGATAGTTTCAGCGGGGGGGGCCTGTTAGACCTGGGGAATGATGATCAGGAGCCAGACCAGGAGCATGCTGAGGATGATGTGGATGAAATGACGAGAAGGCTGGCTCAGGGAGACTCTCCTGATACCAGGAATGGGAACCTGTGGAGTCGGTGGCAGAAACGGGTTTGGGCTCTGTTTGAGGACCCTTACTCCTCTAAATATGCAAGG TGGGTGGCTCTGGCTTCGCTGTTCTTTATTCTGGTGTCCATCACCACCTTCTGTTTGGAGACCCACGAAGCCTTCAATCCCATCATCAACCGCACAGAATGGGACGTGGTGGACAATGAGACAGTGATGAACACCTACCAGGAGACTGAGACCGCCATCTATCTCACCTACATCGAAGGTGTCTGTGTGGTGTGGTTCACGTTTGAATTTCTAATGCGAATAACTTTCTGCCCAAACAAATTTGACTTCATTCGAAATGCGCTGAACATCATCGACTTTGTGGCCATCCTTCCCTTCTACCTGGAGGTGGGCCTAAGCGGCCTCTCCTCCAAAGCAGCTAAGGATGTGCTGGGTTTCCTGAGAGTGGTCCGCTTTGTGCGGATCCTGCGTATCTTCAAGCTGACCCGTCACTTTGTTGGGCTGAGGGTGCTGGGCCACACGCTGAGAGCCAGCACCAATGAGTTCCTGCTCCTCATCATCTTCCTCGCTCTCGGTGTCCTCATCTTCGCCACTATGATCTACTACGCTGAACGGATTGGAGCTAATCCCAACGACCCAAGAGCCAGCGAGCACACGCACTTCAAGAACATCCCGATTGGATTCTGGTGGGCTGTAGTGACCATGACGACCCTCGGCTATGGAGACATGTACCCTCAGACGACCTCCGGTATGCTGGTTGGAGCTCTGTGCGCCTTGGCAGGTGTGCTGACCATCGCCATGCCCGTCCCCGTGATTGTCAACAACTTTGGAATGTATTACTCGCTGGCGATGGCAAAACAGAAActaccaaagaaaaaaaacaggcatATCCCTCGGGCACCCCAACCAGGCTCTCCTAACTTCTGCAAAACAAGCATCAGCTCCCAGCATCAGAGCCCCATTGCCAATGACGAT AACGTTCTCTGTTTTTCAACTGAAGGTTATGAAAAGCCTTGGAGCCTTAACAGCATGTCTGGCATGAGCGGGGATGCCTCTGGAGTGTCCTCAGTGTCCGCCCTGCCCTGCAGCCCACCCTGTCTAATGCAGCACTCACATTCTCCCATCCCATCCATTATGTAG
- the kcnc1b gene encoding potassium voltage-gated channel subfamily C member 1b isoform X1: protein MGLSDDKDRIVINVGGIRHQTYRSTLRTLPGTRLSWLAEPDAPNHFDYDAKIEEFFFDRHPGVFAHILNYYRTGKLHCPADVCGPLYEEELAFWGIDETDVEPCCWMTYRQHREAEEALDSFSGGGLLDLGNDDQEPDQEHAEDDVDEMTRRLAQGDSPDTRNGNLWSRWQKRVWALFEDPYSSKYARWVALASLFFILVSITTFCLETHEAFNPIINRTEWDVVDNETVMNTYQETETAIYLTYIEGVCVVWFTFEFLMRITFCPNKFDFIRNALNIIDFVAILPFYLEVGLSGLSSKAAKDVLGFLRVVRFVRILRIFKLTRHFVGLRVLGHTLRASTNEFLLLIIFLALGVLIFATMIYYAERIGANPNDPRASEHTHFKNIPIGFWWAVVTMTTLGYGDMYPQTTSGMLVGALCALAGVLTIAMPVPVIVNNFGMYYSLAMAKQKLPKKKNRHIPRAPQPGSPNFCKTSISSQHQSPIANDDVFEIKFQDSKLNGEAANAALANEDCPHIDQAISPEEIFSPSERERPCFLVTTTTERPNHTGGRVRRGYEKPWSLNSMSGMSGDASGVSSVSALPCSPPCLMQHSHSPIPSIM, encoded by the exons ATGGGCCTGAGCGACGACAAGGATCGCATTGTGATAAACGTGGGAGGGATCAGACATCAGACATACCGCAGCACCCTGCGCACTCTACCTGGCACTCGCTTGTCCTGGCTGGCCGAGCCTGATGCGCCCAACCACTTTGACTATGATGCCAAGATCGAGGAATTTTTCTTCGACCGCCACCCTGGCGTTTTTGCACATATCCTTAATTACTACAGGACAGGTAAACTGCACTGCCCTGCCGATGTCTGCGGGCCGCTCTATGAGGAGGAACTGGCCTTCTGGGGGATTGATGAAACAGACGTGGAGCCATGCTGCTGGATGACCTATCGCCAGCACCGGGAGGCAGAAGAGGCCCTTGATAGTTTCAGCGGGGGGGGCCTGTTAGACCTGGGGAATGATGATCAGGAGCCAGACCAGGAGCATGCTGAGGATGATGTGGATGAAATGACGAGAAGGCTGGCTCAGGGAGACTCTCCTGATACCAGGAATGGGAACCTGTGGAGTCGGTGGCAGAAACGGGTTTGGGCTCTGTTTGAGGACCCTTACTCCTCTAAATATGCAAGG TGGGTGGCTCTGGCTTCGCTGTTCTTTATTCTGGTGTCCATCACCACCTTCTGTTTGGAGACCCACGAAGCCTTCAATCCCATCATCAACCGCACAGAATGGGACGTGGTGGACAATGAGACAGTGATGAACACCTACCAGGAGACTGAGACCGCCATCTATCTCACCTACATCGAAGGTGTCTGTGTGGTGTGGTTCACGTTTGAATTTCTAATGCGAATAACTTTCTGCCCAAACAAATTTGACTTCATTCGAAATGCGCTGAACATCATCGACTTTGTGGCCATCCTTCCCTTCTACCTGGAGGTGGGCCTAAGCGGCCTCTCCTCCAAAGCAGCTAAGGATGTGCTGGGTTTCCTGAGAGTGGTCCGCTTTGTGCGGATCCTGCGTATCTTCAAGCTGACCCGTCACTTTGTTGGGCTGAGGGTGCTGGGCCACACGCTGAGAGCCAGCACCAATGAGTTCCTGCTCCTCATCATCTTCCTCGCTCTCGGTGTCCTCATCTTCGCCACTATGATCTACTACGCTGAACGGATTGGAGCTAATCCCAACGACCCAAGAGCCAGCGAGCACACGCACTTCAAGAACATCCCGATTGGATTCTGGTGGGCTGTAGTGACCATGACGACCCTCGGCTATGGAGACATGTACCCTCAGACGACCTCCGGTATGCTGGTTGGAGCTCTGTGCGCCTTGGCAGGTGTGCTGACCATCGCCATGCCCGTCCCCGTGATTGTCAACAACTTTGGAATGTATTACTCGCTGGCGATGGCAAAACAGAAActaccaaagaaaaaaaacaggcatATCCCTCGGGCACCCCAACCAGGCTCTCCTAACTTCTGCAAAACAAGCATCAGCTCCCAGCATCAGAGCCCCATTGCCAATGACGATGTTTTCGAGATAAAGTTTCAAG ATTCTAAACTGAACGGTGAGGCAGCTAACGCAGCTCTGGCCAATGAAGATTGCCCTCATATAGACCAGGCCATATCTCCGGAGGAAATCTTCAGCCCCAGCGAGAGAGAGCGACCCTGCTTCCTGGTCACCACTACTACTGAACGCCCCAACCACACAGGGGGCAGAGTGAGGAGGG GTTATGAAAAGCCTTGGAGCCTTAACAGCATGTCTGGCATGAGCGGGGATGCCTCTGGAGTGTCCTCAGTGTCCGCCCTGCCCTGCAGCCCACCCTGTCTAATGCAGCACTCACATTCTCCCATCCCATCCATTATGTAG